In Parabacteroides sp. FAFU027, the following proteins share a genomic window:
- a CDS encoding polysaccharide lyase family protein, with product MSPSTYKLVRQTPGLAEISFTHEAANGYFFEMHYVLLTGEYGIYCYLEQYHHSGSPDGGFGQIRWGLRADSTLYDYHLVRDSIQGPMPTFADFKKKIQDWTYQLPDSSYYTKYDYADYIEGRHVHGYAGQKSGKGLFVIQASHEYLNGGPTKQFNTVHTTPFMIMMFQCDHFLLDKKKDDGPISGEWQKLGGPFFLYVNSGKNIADIWSDAKRKADEEVAKWPYKWMDHPDYPLQRGTVTGQLQVTGASAANAHIILAAPGVDWQAQSHGYIFAVRADKDGNFTIPNIRPGKYSLYAYTDNVTDEFCKNEIEVKANQTVALNKIVWTPKQNGTKLWQIGFADRTTRGFKLSDHKRYYGVFNEVPADITYTVGKSKDSEDWYYAQTKPGSWNVKFNLDKASSGEGVLTLGIAGSAKNPTLEIWVNETKAGAYNFGNDHTVYRSSILGGYYQQQEVRFPASLLKAGENIISFRLPNVKNGGGIMYDVIKLEVNGKN from the coding sequence ATGTCACCTTCCACCTATAAGCTGGTACGCCAGACACCCGGTCTGGCCGAAATATCCTTCACCCACGAGGCGGCCAACGGCTACTTCTTTGAGATGCACTATGTGTTGCTTACCGGCGAATACGGCATCTATTGCTACCTCGAACAGTATCACCACTCGGGCTCACCCGACGGCGGCTTCGGACAAATCCGTTGGGGATTGCGGGCCGACTCCACACTCTACGACTACCACCTGGTGCGCGACAGCATCCAGGGGCCGATGCCCACCTTTGCTGACTTCAAAAAGAAAATACAGGACTGGACCTATCAGCTTCCCGACAGCAGCTACTACACCAAATACGATTACGCCGACTACATCGAAGGTCGCCACGTGCATGGCTATGCCGGACAGAAATCGGGCAAGGGATTGTTCGTCATCCAGGCGAGCCACGAGTACCTGAACGGTGGCCCCACCAAGCAGTTCAACACCGTGCATACCACGCCGTTTATGATTATGATGTTCCAGTGCGACCACTTCCTGCTCGACAAGAAGAAGGACGACGGCCCCATCAGCGGCGAGTGGCAGAAACTGGGCGGACCGTTTTTCCTCTATGTGAATTCGGGTAAAAACATCGCCGACATCTGGAGCGACGCCAAACGCAAAGCCGATGAAGAGGTGGCGAAGTGGCCCTACAAATGGATGGATCATCCCGACTACCCGTTGCAGCGTGGCACGGTGACAGGACAATTGCAGGTCACCGGTGCTTCGGCAGCCAACGCACACATCATCCTCGCTGCTCCCGGCGTGGACTGGCAGGCACAATCGCACGGATATATCTTCGCTGTGCGTGCCGATAAAGACGGAAACTTCACGATCCCGAATATCCGCCCCGGCAAATACAGTCTCTATGCTTATACCGATAACGTCACCGATGAGTTTTGCAAAAATGAAATAGAAGTAAAAGCCAACCAGACCGTTGCATTGAATAAAATCGTATGGACGCCAAAACAAAACGGCACCAAACTTTGGCAAATCGGCTTTGCTGACCGCACCACCCGCGGTTTCAAACTGAGCGACCATAAGCGCTATTACGGCGTCTTTAATGAAGTGCCGGCTGACATTACTTACACCGTGGGCAAAAGCAAGGATTCCGAAGATTGGTACTATGCGCAGACCAAACCGGGCAGCTGGAACGTGAAGTTCAACCTGGATAAAGCATCTTCAGGTGAAGGCGTACTGACATTAGGCATTGCCGGTTCGGCTAAGAATCCTACTCTGGAAATCTGGGTAAACGAGACCAAAGCGGGTGCTTACAACTTCGGCAACGACCACACTGTCTATCGCTCTTCAATCCTCGGCGGCTATTACCAGCAACAGGAGGTACGCTTCCCGGCATCGCTGCTCAAAGCTGGTGAAAACATCATCTCCTTCCGCCTGCCCAACGTGAAGAATGGCGGCGGCATCATGTATGATGTGATTAAGCTGGAGGTGAATGGGAAGAATTAA
- a CDS encoding DUF3419 family protein translates to MPLIFDFGISQEDPLTELLVLDIRSGDRILSIASGGEVPLTLTSLVENISITAVDISETQILLCRMKILAANHLDFPENGKFLGYASMPKRDRREIYLDKIRPLLTDEEVSFWDKHLFLIEQGVVSGGRFEQYLQKVRFAVNLIVGKQNIRRLVDSQSLDEQAVVFDQYIATRKSLQLLFKIAFHPAVYKKRGLQEQALIHADETTGERFYAKFRDFCTSSEASGNYFLQYYMCGACLTEKSYPHFLQPENRQRFIDNLNRMELRQTSFGQALSEADFGHFNKIHLSNLGDWSDETDFNRILDQLKAKSQPGTLICNRYLQKNHFASGPKPGWVIDKNLSVLAQSKDRFPFYGIVALRLV, encoded by the coding sequence ATGCCCTTAATATTCGACTTTGGCATTTCGCAGGAAGACCCGCTCACCGAGCTACTCGTTCTGGATATCCGATCCGGTGACCGGATTCTCTCCATTGCCAGTGGAGGGGAAGTTCCGTTGACACTGACGAGTCTGGTTGAGAATATCTCAATTACTGCGGTAGATATTTCCGAAACACAGATACTCTTGTGCCGGATGAAGATTCTGGCAGCGAATCATCTTGATTTTCCGGAAAACGGGAAATTTTTGGGGTATGCTTCAATGCCGAAAAGAGACCGGAGAGAGATTTACCTCGATAAAATCCGGCCACTGCTGACTGATGAAGAAGTTTCATTTTGGGACAAGCATCTTTTCCTGATTGAGCAGGGAGTGGTGAGTGGCGGGCGTTTCGAGCAATATTTGCAGAAAGTACGCTTTGCCGTGAATCTGATCGTAGGCAAGCAAAACATCCGCCGATTGGTAGATAGTCAATCGTTGGATGAGCAGGCTGTTGTTTTTGATCAATACATTGCCACCCGCAAGAGCCTTCAGCTTTTATTCAAAATCGCTTTTCATCCTGCTGTTTACAAGAAGCGGGGATTGCAGGAACAGGCGTTGATTCATGCCGACGAAACGACCGGAGAGCGTTTCTATGCTAAGTTTCGGGACTTCTGCACATCCAGTGAAGCTTCGGGGAATTACTTTTTGCAATATTATATGTGTGGAGCATGTCTGACCGAAAAATCGTATCCGCACTTTCTCCAACCGGAGAACAGGCAACGGTTTATTGATAATCTGAACCGGATGGAGCTCCGGCAGACCTCCTTCGGACAGGCTTTATCCGAAGCTGACTTTGGCCATTTCAATAAAATACACCTCTCTAACCTGGGAGACTGGTCAGATGAAACTGATTTTAACCGGATATTGGACCAACTCAAAGCAAAGAGCCAACCCGGCACCCTGATCTGCAATCGTTATTTGCAGAAAAATCATTTTGCATCCGGCCCTAAACCGGGATGGGTCATTGACAAAAACCTATCGGTATTGGCCCAAAGCAAAGACCGCTTTCCCTTTTATGGGATTGTGGCGTTGAGGTTGGTGTGA
- the yidD gene encoding membrane protein insertion efficiency factor YidD: MSDYIGLYQKYISGTRGTKCLMYPSCSNYGLMAFKENGFFEGITLTAERLLRCGHEVRNYDKIYFGDEFRLVDFPSGTNLPANLNNLQSNSQIFAFSGNSINRDSSLLFIRYMINTEQYNIALLEIERLLFAKKYKGCAELYLNKLICLRNLNQEELALFTYENRFPDDIKSNPDILYQISLIQYKLFNFKMSDYYNNQINDITDSSLIEKKYLLKGVINAQYGDWSQAAEYFSTGNKYKYNPERYKTNINIAQTGAKLKQKSPLIASLLSIIPGMGYAYAGHYQTATTSLITNTALAYAVYTSIKTKNYGIAILTGSLNFGFYIGNIIGGSSSVKREYRRKKQQIISTLENVNNINH, encoded by the coding sequence GTGTCGGATTATATTGGATTATACCAAAAATATATTAGCGGAACTAGAGGGACAAAATGTTTAATGTATCCAAGTTGCTCAAACTATGGCCTTATGGCCTTCAAAGAAAACGGATTCTTTGAAGGGATAACATTGACCGCAGAGAGATTATTGCGCTGTGGTCATGAGGTCAGAAATTATGATAAGATTTACTTTGGTGATGAATTTAGATTAGTTGATTTTCCGTCTGGTACAAATCTCCCAGCAAATTTAAACAACCTTCAATCCAATAGTCAGATATTTGCTTTTTCTGGAAATTCAATAAATAGAGATTCCTCTTTACTATTTATTAGATATATGATAAATACTGAGCAGTACAATATAGCTCTTTTAGAAATTGAACGACTGTTATTTGCGAAAAAATACAAAGGCTGCGCAGAGCTTTATTTAAATAAGTTGATATGTTTGAGAAATCTAAATCAAGAAGAATTAGCTCTATTCACTTATGAAAACAGGTTTCCTGATGATATAAAATCAAATCCGGATATATTATATCAGATCTCGCTTATACAATATAAACTATTCAATTTTAAAATGAGTGATTACTATAATAACCAAATAAATGATATTACAGACTCTTCATTAATTGAGAAAAAATACCTACTCAAGGGGGTTATAAATGCACAGTATGGTGACTGGAGTCAAGCCGCTGAATATTTTTCAACCGGGAATAAATACAAATACAATCCAGAGAGGTATAAAACAAATATAAATATAGCGCAGACCGGAGCAAAACTGAAGCAGAAAAGTCCCTTGATAGCGTCATTGTTATCAATCATACCAGGGATGGGATATGCCTATGCCGGGCATTATCAAACTGCAACTACTTCTTTGATTACAAATACAGCTCTCGCTTACGCTGTTTACACCAGCATAAAAACGAAGAATTATGGAATCGCAATATTAACAGGATCTCTTAATTTCGGCTTTTATATCGGGAATATCATCGGAGGTAGTAGCAGTGTAAAAAGAGAGTATAGAAGGAAGAAACAACAAATAATAAGCACCCTAGAAAACGTAAACAATATCAATCATTAA
- a CDS encoding methylated-DNA--[protein]-cysteine S-methyltransferase: MLQYNHFQIVRMTPDELRNDCSTLAIRYSFYETPFGKIVIAATEKGICYLGFEYKEGDVVQEMKNLYPAATFSEKKDDMQEKALAFFDEKQTPPEPIPLQIKGTAFQMQVWEALLHVPMGEVSNYGNISIQVGHPNAFRAVGSAVGDNPVSLLIPCHRIITASGAIGQYHWGSERKAAIIEWEKQTINK, from the coding sequence ATGTTACAATACAATCATTTCCAAATCGTCAGAATGACTCCGGATGAACTCCGGAACGATTGTTCTACCCTTGCCATCCGATATTCATTTTACGAAACCCCATTTGGCAAAATCGTAATTGCTGCTACTGAAAAAGGCATCTGCTATCTGGGGTTTGAATATAAAGAAGGGGATGTGGTGCAGGAGATGAAAAACCTTTATCCGGCAGCAACTTTTTCAGAAAAAAAGGACGATATGCAGGAGAAAGCATTGGCCTTTTTTGATGAAAAACAGACTCCTCCCGAACCAATTCCGCTACAGATCAAAGGCACCGCTTTCCAAATGCAGGTTTGGGAGGCATTACTCCACGTACCGATGGGTGAAGTCAGTAACTATGGGAATATCTCAATTCAAGTCGGGCATCCAAACGCATTTCGTGCGGTAGGAAGTGCGGTGGGTGACAATCCGGTTTCGTTGCTGATACCGTGTCATCGAATCATTACGGCATCCGGAGCTATCGGCCAATACCATTGGGGCTCTGAACGAAAAGCCGCCATTATAGAATGGGAAAAACAAACCATCAATAAGTAA
- a CDS encoding pectinesterase family protein: MRHNLLLITAALLFGISVFAKNKTLKADIVVALDGSGNFTKIQDAIDAVPSNSEKRTVIFIKKGIYNTEKLVVPQDKKNITMIGESRDETMISYHIYDCKEGGLNNKCPAEDAAKWSKLIMQTSATIALLGDGFQAQNLTFSNTAGPVGQAPALVIDSDKNIFVNCSFKSYQDTIYFRKLGKRSYFANCLIEGRTDYIYGSGIVYFEACEIHSFGGGWITAPSTPLNQPYGFIFNKCRLTYASGSPRTGDDGNKIALGRPWHFFPKVAWIKCNMCKEIDPLGWPTTWRMDYAATSADLHLYEYKNIGPGADMSNRAKWVGIRALSDQEARDYTLEKVMVGNDKWNPYATLSIKNK, from the coding sequence ATGAGACACAACCTTCTACTTATCACTGCAGCTCTGTTGTTTGGCATTTCCGTTTTTGCAAAAAATAAAACTCTCAAAGCCGACATAGTTGTAGCATTAGACGGAAGCGGTAATTTTACCAAAATACAGGACGCAATCGATGCGGTTCCCTCCAACAGCGAAAAACGCACGGTCATTTTCATAAAAAAAGGAATATACAATACCGAGAAGCTGGTGGTTCCCCAAGACAAGAAAAACATTACGATGATCGGCGAAAGTCGCGATGAAACGATGATCAGTTATCACATCTACGACTGCAAAGAGGGCGGACTGAATAACAAATGTCCGGCTGAAGATGCGGCCAAATGGAGCAAGCTGATCATGCAAACCTCCGCCACGATAGCCTTGCTGGGAGATGGATTTCAGGCGCAAAACCTGACCTTCAGCAATACCGCCGGCCCGGTGGGACAGGCTCCGGCCTTGGTGATCGATTCGGATAAAAACATTTTTGTCAATTGCAGCTTCAAAAGCTATCAGGATACCATCTATTTCCGCAAGCTGGGTAAACGCAGCTATTTCGCCAACTGCTTGATTGAAGGCCGTACCGACTATATCTACGGCTCGGGCATTGTCTATTTCGAGGCTTGTGAGATCCACAGTTTCGGTGGCGGATGGATCACTGCTCCTTCCACCCCGCTAAACCAGCCATACGGATTTATTTTTAATAAATGCCGCCTCACCTATGCATCGGGAAGTCCGCGGACAGGCGACGACGGCAATAAAATCGCGTTGGGACGCCCCTGGCATTTCTTTCCCAAAGTGGCCTGGATCAAATGCAACATGTGCAAAGAAATCGATCCACTCGGCTGGCCTACCACATGGCGCATGGACTATGCAGCCACCAGCGCCGATCTTCATCTCTACGAATACAAAAACATCGGACCGGGAGCCGACATGAGCAATCGGGCTAAATGGGTGGGCATCCGCGCACTGAGCGATCAGGAGGCCCGGGATTATACACTCGAAAAAGTAATGGTCGGTAATGACAAGTGGAATCCATATGCTACACTTTCTATAAAGAATAAATAA
- a CDS encoding aminotransferase class III-fold pyridoxal phosphate-dependent enzyme, translating to MYDQILYSGIRDALFVPMTIRDVIFNDLPHRDDKCNVIYSHIGEEFVAISLNELREIVLRISQKLHSLGLKHGDTVMLVSFCTSNELANALLFAAAVCSGIRVFVPMFPEPDEFEHWLKNTGFRGVIMPFRETMLQKGHEREKEVISVLKEKCEVHNVLFLDSEEDFSMSEIIRIVKQTSTTITPIALSDIFPETEAVIFTTSGTSGKSKLLVYTHERLANCCQAWQMQGLFSPELFGNPGFSPLFTHTIGIRTFLNSIWSGNPFCMIVTDWILHKPELVRLLLLKMNIGHLIAGPAFYNTLLELFRQYPELKAGVNQSLQAAISIGSAFDPATAEKFRTATGISLMNAFGTTETLMVTLNRTPEIDNGALGELLPGVEIGLQKMDEDTLCEMAIHSSFQSVRTMGEKEPKYYFETGDLVHYDAASGAICFHGRKSGDYFKDGYGVKIPLSQLKEYYSPLYRRVNWIEWIPLVNMPGLAALIFLPQSSIANREDEFTSLIKNANDALRREIGPFEYAHRHIERFGLVYEEAPLTRKGTISKDQIYKRYGQLIEELRNPFVYSHHIKMVETGERSDFFKYTNPHVAELLEALKLDKVYVKGDGDYLYYQEGEKMQPVLDLVGGFGASLFGHNNAQIREAIVQFLETGRPALNNQGSQYYYPSILARELNRMFSKSTGRYFKVQFGNSGSEATEIALHHAYYEWRQKLEKLRDEQYQLYGAIDGLHVAEVWDENMKRIEEAATCLLVINDCFHGYTSGARSFLNEKKQRNLFAGLLRPHPLHLSDSNGEWKSQAEQFLENNVITLSFFKTHNGIEQQETVKISTIIASIIEPVRGEGGISEINPELADWLAEQEFPLISDEIQCGMGRTGSFPSYPNASYYLLGKSLGGGFEKISAVLIDDLRFKTGFTAYYNSTNANGELAAYTALKALSLIEKDKLAEVAREKGEYLQAKLLEIAYQFPDVIESVRGKGLMIGIHFNAQMGKRNNFLRILTEGELSGYLFAGWLLNKHHIRVLPSLSKPNSIRIEPSFYISEPDIALLCSALTELCRLCREQQIYKLCRFLMNGDTYSDVANPVFEAIFPNELEEPAEGAVRVGFIANLTVAHRELQLIDSDLQRASDTGLRILFSRLQVLLEGKAVRLISKNLMKGRVHFTFDILPFDTSQMEIASRWGKKRFLIEKIQENIDKQAKEGAVSVSLGAHTSIISGNGLNIAERAGCKVLTGNTLTVACSLFYLNRHLAQTADVKTIAIVGATGNIGGGLIQCLDDAAYSAYEIVLFGSNEKRLQRSKALLSTPNLRVRCSTDMFDLKNADAIICCANTNDPIVFPHHIRNDKPVFIIDISVPHAVSDTVGEMQNVRICKEASSVRLPDDPEFIMSTHSAAGKVFCCTGESILCGLYNLQIPLKGHICKDSVLQLMQLAEKEGFFRK from the coding sequence ATGTACGACCAGATCCTCTACTCGGGAATCAGGGATGCCCTGTTTGTGCCGATGACTATACGGGATGTTATTTTCAATGACTTACCGCATCGGGATGATAAGTGTAATGTCATTTACAGTCACATCGGGGAAGAGTTTGTGGCCATTTCGCTGAATGAACTCCGGGAAATAGTACTCCGGATTTCCCAAAAACTACACTCGTTAGGCTTAAAGCACGGCGACACCGTGATGCTGGTCTCCTTTTGCACTTCAAATGAGCTGGCGAATGCGTTGCTGTTTGCAGCGGCGGTATGTTCGGGGATTCGTGTGTTTGTCCCCATGTTTCCCGAGCCGGATGAATTTGAGCATTGGTTGAAAAATACCGGATTCCGGGGCGTGATCATGCCGTTTCGTGAAACGATGTTGCAAAAAGGACATGAAAGGGAGAAGGAGGTGATTTCCGTCCTGAAGGAAAAGTGTGAAGTGCACAATGTCCTTTTTCTCGATTCGGAAGAGGATTTTTCGATGTCCGAAATCATCCGTATCGTAAAGCAGACCTCTACTACAATAACTCCCATCGCGTTGTCCGACATTTTCCCGGAAACAGAAGCGGTTATCTTTACGACTTCCGGTACATCGGGCAAAAGCAAGCTGCTGGTTTATACTCACGAAAGGTTGGCCAACTGTTGTCAGGCCTGGCAAATGCAGGGATTGTTTTCTCCGGAACTGTTTGGCAATCCGGGATTCAGTCCGCTCTTTACCCACACCATCGGTATCCGGACGTTCCTGAATTCAATCTGGTCGGGCAATCCGTTTTGCATGATCGTGACCGATTGGATTTTACACAAACCGGAGTTGGTGAGATTGTTATTGCTCAAAATGAACATTGGTCATTTGATTGCCGGTCCGGCATTTTACAATACCCTACTGGAACTGTTTCGCCAATATCCTGAACTTAAAGCCGGAGTGAACCAGTCTCTGCAAGCGGCCATCTCCATCGGTTCTGCATTTGATCCGGCAACGGCTGAGAAATTCAGGACGGCAACTGGAATTTCCCTGATGAATGCATTCGGAACCACCGAGACGCTGATGGTTACGCTGAACCGGACTCCGGAAATTGACAACGGAGCTTTGGGCGAATTGCTTCCGGGCGTAGAAATCGGCTTGCAAAAAATGGATGAGGATACGCTCTGTGAAATGGCCATCCACAGCTCCTTTCAATCTGTCCGAACAATGGGCGAAAAAGAGCCGAAGTATTATTTTGAAACAGGTGATTTAGTGCATTACGATGCTGCATCCGGAGCCATCTGCTTTCATGGGCGGAAGTCTGGGGACTATTTTAAAGATGGTTACGGGGTGAAAATACCGTTATCCCAACTCAAAGAGTACTATTCCCCGCTTTACAGACGGGTAAACTGGATAGAGTGGATTCCGTTGGTCAATATGCCCGGATTGGCGGCTTTGATTTTTTTACCCCAATCGTCAATAGCAAACCGGGAGGATGAATTTACTTCACTGATTAAAAATGCGAATGATGCGCTGAGGCGGGAGATTGGCCCGTTTGAATACGCACACCGCCATATCGAGCGTTTTGGGCTGGTGTACGAAGAGGCGCCGCTCACGAGAAAAGGTACTATTTCCAAAGACCAGATATATAAACGGTACGGGCAGCTGATTGAGGAGTTGCGCAATCCTTTTGTTTACAGCCATCATATTAAAATGGTGGAAACGGGTGAACGGAGCGATTTTTTCAAATATACGAATCCCCATGTCGCTGAGTTGTTGGAAGCGCTGAAGCTGGATAAAGTCTATGTCAAAGGTGACGGCGATTATCTCTATTATCAGGAGGGTGAAAAGATGCAGCCCGTACTTGATTTGGTGGGTGGCTTTGGCGCCAGTCTGTTTGGCCATAACAACGCCCAAATCAGGGAGGCCATTGTTCAGTTTCTGGAAACGGGACGACCGGCTCTCAATAACCAGGGTAGCCAGTACTACTATCCTTCCATATTGGCACGTGAACTCAACCGGATGTTCAGCAAATCTACCGGACGTTATTTCAAGGTGCAGTTTGGTAACAGTGGCAGCGAGGCGACCGAAATTGCCCTGCATCACGCCTACTACGAATGGCGGCAGAAGCTGGAAAAGCTGCGGGATGAACAATACCAACTCTACGGAGCCATTGACGGCTTGCATGTGGCGGAGGTTTGGGACGAGAATATGAAACGAATTGAGGAGGCCGCGACCTGTCTGCTGGTGATCAACGACTGTTTCCACGGTTACACCTCCGGAGCCAGAAGCTTTCTGAACGAGAAGAAACAGCGGAATTTGTTTGCCGGTCTGCTGCGGCCACATCCGCTGCATCTGTCCGATAGTAACGGGGAGTGGAAAAGTCAGGCAGAGCAATTTCTGGAAAATAACGTCATAACCCTCTCATTTTTCAAGACGCATAACGGCATAGAGCAACAGGAAACGGTAAAAATAAGCACCATCATTGCGTCCATTATCGAACCGGTCCGTGGAGAAGGCGGCATATCCGAGATAAATCCTGAATTGGCGGATTGGCTTGCCGAACAGGAATTCCCCCTGATATCCGATGAAATCCAGTGCGGGATGGGAAGAACAGGTAGCTTCCCTTCGTACCCGAATGCTTCCTATTATCTGTTAGGAAAAAGTCTGGGCGGTGGATTTGAAAAAATTTCGGCTGTGCTGATTGATGACCTGCGTTTCAAAACCGGGTTTACCGCTTATTATAACTCCACCAATGCCAACGGGGAACTGGCGGCATATACGGCGTTGAAAGCATTGAGTCTGATTGAAAAGGATAAACTGGCGGAGGTTGCCCGCGAAAAAGGAGAATACCTGCAAGCGAAGCTGCTGGAGATCGCATACCAATTTCCGGACGTTATCGAATCGGTACGGGGCAAAGGATTGATGATTGGGATTCATTTTAATGCTCAAATGGGCAAACGGAATAACTTTCTGCGCATCTTGACAGAGGGCGAACTGTCGGGCTATCTCTTCGCCGGATGGCTGCTCAACAAGCATCATATCCGGGTGCTTCCTTCTTTGTCAAAACCCAATTCCATCCGGATTGAACCCTCTTTCTATATCTCCGAACCGGATATCGCATTGCTGTGCAGCGCTTTGACGGAACTCTGCCGCCTCTGCCGCGAACAACAGATATACAAACTTTGTCGTTTTCTGATGAACGGAGACACTTATTCCGATGTTGCAAATCCGGTTTTTGAGGCAATTTTCCCGAATGAACTGGAAGAACCGGCTGAAGGAGCCGTCCGTGTAGGGTTTATTGCCAACCTAACCGTTGCGCACCGGGAACTTCAGCTCATTGACTCCGATTTGCAAAGAGCCTCCGATACCGGATTGAGGATTCTCTTTAGCCGCCTCCAGGTACTGCTCGAAGGAAAAGCGGTCCGGCTGATTAGTAAAAACCTGATGAAGGGGCGCGTGCATTTTACATTCGACATCCTGCCTTTCGATACATCCCAGATGGAGATTGCGAGCCGCTGGGGCAAGAAGCGTTTTCTTATAGAAAAGATTCAGGAGAATATAGATAAGCAGGCAAAGGAAGGAGCGGTCAGTGTAAGCCTTGGCGCTCACACCTCCATCATCAGCGGGAACGGCCTCAATATCGCAGAGCGGGCAGGTTGCAAAGTTTTGACCGGCAACACATTGACAGTGGCTTGCAGCCTCTTTTACCTGAACCGGCATCTGGCACAAACGGCTGATGTGAAGACGATTGCCATTGTGGGTGCAACGGGAAACATCGGGGGCGGATTGATTCAATGCCTGGATGATGCCGCCTATTCTGCCTACGAAATCGTCCTGTTTGGCAGTAATGAGAAAAGGCTCCAGCGTTCGAAAGCCTTGCTGTCAACACCAAACCTTCGGGTGCGCTGCTCGACGGATATGTTTGACCTGAAGAATGCCGATGCCATTATCTGTTGTGCCAATACCAACGACCCTATTGTTTTTCCGCACCATATCCGAAACGATAAACCGGTTTTTATCATTGACATTTCGGTGCCTCACGCGGTGTCGGATACTGTCGGGGAGATGCAAAATGTCCGTATCTGTAAGGAGGCATCGTCTGTACGACTGCCCGACGACCCCGAATTTATCATGAGTACGCACAGCGCTGCCGGAAAGGTGTTTTGCTGCACGGGCGAAAGTATCCTCTGCGGATTGTATAACCTGCAAATTCCCCTCAAAGGCCACATCTGCAAGGATTCGGTGCTGCAACTGATGCAGTTGGCGGAGAAAGAGGGGTTTTTCAGGAAATAG